A window from Argopecten irradians isolate NY chromosome 3, Ai_NY, whole genome shotgun sequence encodes these proteins:
- the LOC138317808 gene encoding protein Aster-B-like → MHRLLESIDGRDDPSKNHDDNTEPVSGNNQHNLISGCDSNVNREIKHNLINGPNNNNDEDVAPTLSVTGALNTILRRSPQPTLKRKAGDISPVNVASSQESSTGSEQFTNIDMNCDSPGRNCSPVYRRGGSPLVKDVDYTSQMDVDITDYNRTANSFDNNVPSDNASKSSDSKKSYADTPSDILLPSKSNPKVTVSSASSPNMGNDKLTVAKSDIERSSSFKGLERASDSGSRSSAEFTRAHSRERSFEKSLDNIMDKCSEKSLDLNLSVECKNGTLSDKTSVDESTVSKKSDKKKKTAPWYTMWSPSYKSRTDDFKKFFKDVPSDERLIVDYSCALQKDILVHGRMFLTQNWVCFYANIFRWETVLTVPCKEITAVTKEKTARVIPNAIQIATDKEKHFFTSFGARDKTYMMLFRVWQNALLEQPMSPKELWQWVHYSYGEELGLTSSDDDYVAPPSGVEEAVEENSKCDNTDSSEAVPIGDIVDGEIEEEGSPEVLDFTPMDKSPKMANSIELPTDQSDTTDDSEGEVVCATDHDHLSKQMLFAVYYIPVEKLFDLLYNDTAFIQSVHLSKRNTNLTVSPWQDDTNGSGNRHRTLSYTVALNYSIGPKSSHTFEKQTLYKLSKPGSLYVVDTECSMAGIPYADAFLVVNRFCISRVTHQKSRLRITTEMRYKKSVWGLAKSMIEKNGYQGSEDFFKTLDAHLKREVEKLQESTKGSQTQSLKRKLRKRRTRTNTTNMENVNMKQTKPGMSRHMSLMENKQSRHTPQAAPPSPIRSVSSHREEKLTKLNADTLVRVILVVLVLLVIFNAILFYKLWSLEGFASMLYSPHSQAHIDDATSPKSQEEWANVLKQQQYLYEREIDKWKEILSSSITLIDQMKMTLVELRNSLENRLSTKDIYQMHDG, encoded by the exons ATGCACAGGTTACTTGAAAGTATTGACGGCAGAGACGATCCATCGAAAAACCATGACGATAACACTGAACCTGTAAGCGGAAATAATCAACATAACCTGATTTCTGGTTGTGACAGTAATGTGAATCGTGAAATCAAACACAATCTAATCAATGGACCAAACAACAACAATGATGAAGATGTAGCACCGACTTTATCCGTGACCGGTGCGCTAAATACGATTCTTCGTCGGTCACCACAGCCAACATTAAA ACGGAAGGCGGGAGATATATCCCCGGTCAACGTCGCCTCCAGCCAGGAGTCTTCTACAGGGTCCGAGCAGTTCaccaatattgatatgaattgtGATTCTCCCGG GAGAAATTGTAGTCCAGTATACAGAAGAGGTGGTTCCCCTCTGGTCAAGGATGTGGACTACACCAGTCAGATGGATGTGGACATAACTGACTACAACAGAACAGCTAATTCATTCGACAATAATGTGCCATCAGATAATGCCTCCAAAAGTTCAGACTCAAAAAAATCTTATGCTGATACACCCTCAGATATCTTGCTTCCCTCAAAGTCCAACCCAAAGGTAACAGTGTCGTCAGCAAGTTCCCCAAACATGGGCAATGATAAGCTGACAGTCGCTAAGTCTGACATTGAAAGGTCCTCATCATTTAAAGGGTTAGAGAGAGCCTCCGATTCGGGAAGTCGCAGCAGTGCAGAATTTACACGTGCTCATTCACGGGAACGGTCATTTGAAAAATCTCTAGATAACATTATGGATAAGTGTTCAGAAAAGTCTTTGGATCTTAATTTGAGTGTAGAATGTAAAAATGGAACTCTCAGTGACAAAACATCTGTGGATGAATCTACTGTCAGCAAGAAAAGCGACAAGAAAAAGAAAACCGCTCCTTGGTACACG ATGTGGAGCCCATCTTACAAATCTAGAACAGATGATTTTAAGAAGTTCTTTAAAGATGTTCCTAGTGATGAGAGGCTTATTGTTG ATTATTCCTGTGCACTTCAGAAAGATATCCTGGTCCATGGCCGAATGTTTTTAACACAGAACTGGGTTTGTTTCTATGCCAACATATTCCGCTGGGAGACTGTG CTGACTGTTCCGTGTAAAGAAATCACGGCTGTGACGAAGGAAAAGACAGCACGAGTGATACCCAATGCCATACAGATAGCTACAGACAAAGAGAAACATTTCTTCACCTCGTTTGGTGCTCGAGACAAAACCTACATGATGCTGTTCCGTGTCTGGCAAAACGCACTTCTAGAGCAG CCTATGTCCCCTAAGGAGCTATGGCAGTGGGTCCACTACAGCTATGGGGAGGAGCTTGGTCTGACGTCCAGCGATGACGACTACGTGGCGCCACCGTCAGGGGTTGAAGAGGCTGTGGAGGAAAATAGTAAG TGTGACAACACTGACTCGTCAGAAGCCGTACCTATCGGAGACATAGTAGACGGAGAAATTGAGGAGGAGGGGTCCCCAGAGGTACTCGACTTTACACCTATGGACAAATCTCCTAAAATGGCTAATTCTATTGAGCTGCCTACAGACCAGAGTGATACCACAGATGACAGTGAAG GTGAGGTAGTTTGTGCGACGGACCATGACCATTTGAGTAAACAGATGCTGTTTGCTGTCTACTATATCCCTGTGGAGAAACTGTTTGATCTCTTATACAATGACACAGCCTTTATACAAAGTGTACATCTGTCTAAACGCAATACAA ATCTAACTGTATCTCCGTGGCAAGATGACACAAACGGCTCAGGAAACAGGCATCGAACACTTAGTTATACAGTGGCACTTAATTATTCCATTGGACCAAAATCATCGCACACATTTGAGAAGCAGACTCTGTACAAGTTGTCCAAGCCTGGCTCCCTGTATGTGGTAGATACAGAGTGCTCCATGGCTGGTATTCCTTATGCTGATGCCTTCCTG GtcgtcaacagattctgtatatCGCGTGTCACTCATCAGAAATCTCGTCTGAGAATCACAACAGAGATGCGATACAAAAAGTCTGTGTGGGGACTCGCCAAAA GTATGATAGAGAAGAATGGCTATCAGGGATCAGAGGACTTCTTCAAAACTCTAGACGCACACTTGAAACGAGAGGTTGAAAAGTTACAAGAGTCTACGAAAGGATCTCAGACACAGTCACTGAAGCGCAAGCTCCGCAAACGACGAACACGAACCAACACGACGAACATGGAGAATGTCAATATGAAACAGACAAAACCCGGAATGTCGCGACATATGTCTCTAATGGAGAACAAACAATCCCGACATACACCACAGGCAGCTCCGCCCTCTCCTATACGCT CGGTTTCATCTCATAGGGAAGAGAAATTGACAAAATTAAACGCAGACACTTTAGTCCGAGTTATACTTGTTGT GCTGGTTTTACTAGTGATATTTAATGCTATACTGTTCTACAAACTCTGGTCCCTGGAAGGATTCGCATCCATGTTGTACTCGCCTCATTCTCAAGCCCACATCGATGATGCCAC AAGTCCAAAGTCACAGGAGGAGTGGGCCAATgtactgaaacaacaacagtATTTATACGAGAGAGAGATAGACAAATGGAAGGAAATCCTTTCTTCTTCCATCACTCTCATTGATCAG ATGAAGATGACTTTAGTTGAATTAAGGAACAGCCTAGAAAACCGACTTTCTACAAAGGACATATATCAGATGCATGACGGGTGA